One segment of candidate division TA06 bacterium B3_TA06 DNA contains the following:
- a CDS encoding pyruvate, phosphate dikinase yields MKFVYRFSAGKADGSARMRNILGGKGANLAEMSNLGIPVPPGFTISTALCMNYLRTNKYPEGLKGEVQKGLRHIEKLVGKHFGDAKNPLLVSVRSGARVSMPGMMDTVLNLGLSDTTVEGLAELTKNPRFAYDSYRRFMQTYGNVVMGVKPQSKEEHDPFEELIDKLKRRRKVKLDTQLGAEDWKELVVRFKAMIKERRGVSFPDDPHDQLWGSIQAVFGSWNNPRAIAYRNLNRIPDDWGTAVNVQAMVFGNMGADSGTGVAFTRNPATGERRFYGEYLENAQGEDVVAGLRTPKPIAQLAKEMPAVYRKLDKIQSKLERHYREMQDLEFTIERGKLWILQTRIGKRTGFAAVRIAVDMVEEGLIRKEEALLRIEPEQLNHLLQPVFDHAAEKKAVKEGRVLTKGLPAGPGAATGRVVFNAEDAEEWARKGEKVILARIETSPEDIRGMAAAAGILTQRGGMTSHAALVARQMGKVCVAGCGELAIDYHKRQMKVAGVTIKEGDFLSIDGTTGQVIAGEVTTRPSEVIQVLIEGSLKPGKSKVYARFDRLMEWSDDAARLQVHTNADRPEQARVARSFGAKGIGLCRTEHMFFEGTRINTVREIILAENEEDRRKGLAKLLPMQREDFVGIFREMDGLPVVIRTLDPPLHEFLPHDAKTIKELALELGVSPKKIKTKVQELHESNPMLGHRGCRLGITYPEVTEMQTRAIFEAACQVIKEGKKVMPEVMIPLVGNVAELRNQRAVVERTAKQVLAGQGVDLPYMIGTMIELPRAALTADEIATQADFFSFGTNDLTQTTLGFSRDDSVKFLRDYIEKGIFADDPFQTIDQQGVGSLIRTAIELGRRANPRLEVGICGEHGGDPRSIEFCHKLGLDYVSCSPYRIPIARLAAAQAAIKEKQINAPVKKTSKKTKSTSKK; encoded by the coding sequence GTGAAGTTTGTCTACCGTTTTAGTGCTGGAAAAGCGGACGGCTCAGCCCGGATGAGGAATATACTGGGGGGTAAAGGAGCCAATCTGGCTGAGATGAGCAATCTTGGAATACCGGTTCCGCCAGGATTCACCATCTCTACTGCCCTTTGCATGAACTACCTGCGGACGAACAAGTATCCTGAGGGGTTGAAAGGTGAAGTTCAGAAAGGGCTGCGGCATATCGAGAAGCTGGTGGGCAAGCACTTCGGCGACGCCAAAAATCCCTTGCTTGTATCTGTTCGCTCCGGCGCCCGCGTTTCAATGCCCGGGATGATGGATACCGTCCTTAACCTGGGTCTGAGCGATACCACGGTAGAAGGACTGGCAGAGCTTACCAAAAATCCGCGCTTCGCCTACGACTCCTATCGCCGCTTCATGCAGACCTACGGAAACGTTGTGATGGGTGTGAAGCCTCAATCCAAGGAGGAGCACGATCCATTTGAGGAACTGATAGATAAGCTTAAGAGGCGCCGCAAGGTTAAACTCGATACCCAGCTGGGCGCCGAGGACTGGAAGGAGCTGGTTGTTCGCTTCAAGGCGATGATCAAGGAGCGTAGGGGTGTTAGCTTCCCTGACGATCCGCATGATCAGTTGTGGGGTTCCATCCAGGCTGTGTTTGGTTCCTGGAATAATCCTCGCGCCATCGCCTACCGTAACCTGAACCGCATCCCTGATGACTGGGGCACGGCGGTAAACGTTCAGGCCATGGTCTTCGGGAATATGGGTGCCGACTCAGGCACCGGTGTAGCGTTCACCCGCAACCCGGCAACCGGCGAGCGTCGCTTCTACGGCGAGTATCTTGAAAACGCACAGGGCGAGGATGTCGTAGCCGGCCTCAGGACCCCTAAGCCCATCGCACAGCTTGCAAAAGAGATGCCTGCGGTCTACAGAAAGCTTGATAAGATCCAGTCCAAGCTCGAACGCCACTACCGTGAGATGCAGGATCTGGAATTTACCATCGAGCGCGGCAAGCTCTGGATACTTCAGACACGCATTGGCAAACGCACCGGGTTCGCCGCGGTAAGGATCGCGGTGGACATGGTGGAAGAGGGACTTATCCGAAAGGAAGAGGCACTTTTGCGCATAGAGCCTGAGCAGCTCAACCATCTTCTTCAGCCGGTCTTCGATCACGCAGCAGAGAAGAAAGCGGTCAAAGAAGGCCGCGTACTGACCAAAGGTCTGCCTGCCGGACCTGGTGCGGCAACAGGCAGGGTGGTGTTCAATGCCGAGGACGCTGAGGAATGGGCTCGCAAAGGTGAGAAGGTCATCCTTGCTCGCATCGAGACCTCGCCTGAAGACATCCGCGGCATGGCCGCCGCTGCCGGTATCCTCACCCAGCGCGGTGGCATGACCTCCCACGCAGCATTAGTCGCCCGACAGATGGGCAAGGTATGCGTTGCCGGATGCGGTGAGTTGGCCATAGACTACCACAAGCGGCAGATGAAGGTCGCAGGCGTAACCATCAAGGAAGGCGATTTCCTCTCGATTGACGGCACCACAGGCCAGGTGATCGCCGGCGAGGTAACAACACGCCCTTCAGAGGTGATCCAGGTGCTCATCGAAGGCAGCCTCAAGCCAGGGAAGTCCAAGGTATATGCGCGTTTTGACAGGCTCATGGAATGGTCGGACGATGCGGCCAGACTGCAGGTGCATACCAATGCAGACAGGCCCGAACAGGCACGAGTGGCCCGTAGCTTCGGGGCAAAGGGTATCGGGCTTTGCCGTACCGAGCATATGTTCTTTGAGGGAACAAGGATAAACACCGTCAGGGAGATAATCCTTGCCGAGAACGAGGAAGACCGCCGCAAGGGATTAGCAAAGCTTCTTCCCATGCAGCGCGAGGACTTTGTGGGCATCTTCCGCGAGATGGACGGGCTGCCGGTGGTCATACGCACGCTCGATCCCCCTTTGCACGAGTTCCTGCCGCACGATGCCAAGACCATAAAGGAACTGGCCTTAGAACTCGGTGTTTCGCCAAAGAAGATCAAAACAAAGGTCCAAGAACTGCACGAGTCCAACCCCATGCTTGGTCATCGCGGCTGCCGGCTTGGGATAACCTATCCTGAGGTCACCGAGATGCAGACCCGTGCCATATTCGAGGCCGCCTGCCAGGTGATTAAGGAAGGCAAGAAGGTGATGCCAGAGGTGATGATCCCGTTGGTTGGCAACGTTGCCGAGCTTCGTAACCAGCGTGCGGTTGTAGAACGCACAGCCAAACAGGTGCTTGCGGGACAGGGTGTGGATTTGCCATACATGATCGGTACGATGATCGAGCTTCCCCGCGCCGCGCTGACTGCGGACGAGATCGCCACCCAGGCCGACTTCTTCAGCTTCGGTACCAACGACCTGACCCAGACCACCCTGGGCTTCTCCCGCGACGACTCGGTCAAGTTCCTGCGCGACTACATTGAGAAAGGGATCTTTGCAGACGATCCGTTCCAGACCATTGATCAGCAAGGTGTAGGTTCGCTCATCAGAACAGCAATCGAGCTCGGCCGGAGGGCCAACCCCAGGCTTGAGGTCGGCATCTGCGGCGAGCACGGCGGCGATCCGCGCTCAATCGAGTTCTGCCACAAGCTAGGTCTGGATTACGTGTCGTGTTCGCCTTACCGGATTCCCATCGCACGCCTTGCCGCGGCACAGGCCGCTATAAAGGAAAAACAAATCAACGCACCTGTGAAAAAGACATCCAAGAAGACCAAAAGCACGTCGAAAAAGTAA
- a CDS encoding spore coat protein yields MKLRKGVILAGGMGTRLAPLTQVTNKHLLPVYDRPMVTYPIEKMVQAGIEEILLVTGGEFAGDFLRLLGNGKSLGIKRLHYTYQEGHGGIAEALSLAEDFADSKPILVILGDNIFNASILPFVKKYNSQGTGAMILLKEVADAHRFGAATVEGDRIVKITEKPAKPESNLAVTGIYFYDKRVFEIIKGLSPSVRNELEITDVNNTYISCDQMRWAKLTGWWSDAGTFESLYRATELVRKSRLSAKGEKGRRTEGEREEGA; encoded by the coding sequence ATGAAATTGCGCAAAGGAGTAATACTGGCCGGTGGCATGGGGACAAGGCTTGCTCCCCTGACTCAGGTGACGAATAAGCATCTCCTTCCTGTCTACGATAGACCGATGGTAACCTATCCGATCGAGAAGATGGTCCAGGCCGGTATCGAGGAGATACTTTTAGTCACCGGCGGTGAGTTCGCAGGCGATTTTTTGAGGCTCTTGGGCAACGGGAAATCGTTAGGGATAAAAAGACTCCACTACACCTACCAGGAAGGCCACGGAGGCATCGCTGAAGCGCTTTCGCTGGCCGAGGACTTCGCTGACAGCAAGCCGATTCTCGTAATCCTGGGCGACAACATCTTCAACGCTTCGATTTTACCTTTCGTGAAGAAGTACAACTCCCAAGGTACCGGTGCCATGATCCTTCTCAAGGAGGTCGCCGACGCGCACCGCTTCGGCGCGGCTACTGTGGAAGGTGATAGGATAGTAAAAATCACGGAGAAGCCAGCCAAGCCCGAGTCGAATCTGGCCGTGACCGGCATCTATTTCTACGACAAACGTGTGTTTGAGATAATCAAGGGCCTTTCGCCGTCGGTCCGCAACGAGCTTGAAATCACCGACGTGAACAACACCTACATCTCCTGTGACCAGATGCGCTGGGCTAAGCTTACCGGCTGGTGGAGTGACGCAGGGACGTTTGAATCTCTTTACCGGGCAACGGAGTTGGTGCGTAAATCCCGGCTTTCTGCGAAAGGAGAGAAGGGGAGGAGGACGGAAGGAGAACGGGAGGAGGGCGCGTGA